One segment of Desulfonauticus submarinus DNA contains the following:
- a CDS encoding 50S ribosomal protein L11 methyltransferase: protein MEDKKLYGVEIKIPSSLQEIVEGYLYLLAPWGWESCSIDRDNIQIKVVFNTFKEANDTISILKNKIPNIQVSTYLLKSQNWLESWKQFFTPINVNNMFVILPSWEQKKIDPALIPIYIYPEMAFGTGHHATTFLCLKMLCTLKQYFDPHKDYFLDLGTGSGILGIACAKLGLKGIGVDIDSHAIQNAKYNITLNQINDFFTVQKGSIEDINSNFSLIIANILANPLIQMRENIKKHLCPNAHLILSGILIEQSPKVISCYEKVGLKLKNKLTHQEWIALHFQNE, encoded by the coding sequence GTGGAAGATAAAAAACTATATGGAGTAGAAATAAAAATACCCTCTTCTTTACAAGAAATTGTAGAAGGATATCTTTATTTACTTGCGCCTTGGGGATGGGAAAGTTGCTCTATTGATAGAGATAATATTCAAATAAAAGTTGTTTTTAACACTTTTAAAGAAGCAAACGATACTATCTCTATTTTAAAAAATAAAATTCCAAACATACAAGTTTCTACCTACCTATTAAAATCCCAAAACTGGCTAGAAAGTTGGAAACAATTTTTTACACCAATAAATGTAAATAATATGTTTGTCATCTTGCCTTCATGGGAACAAAAAAAAATAGATCCTGCCCTTATACCTATCTATATTTACCCTGAAATGGCTTTTGGTACAGGACATCACGCAACAACTTTTCTTTGTTTAAAAATGCTTTGTACATTAAAACAATATTTTGATCCTCATAAAGACTATTTTTTAGATTTGGGTACAGGTTCTGGCATTTTAGGAATAGCTTGTGCTAAACTTGGTTTAAAAGGAATAGGAGTTGATATAGACAGTCATGCTATCCAAAACGCCAAATATAATATCACTTTAAACCAAATTAACGATTTCTTTACAGTACAAAAAGGATCTATTGAAGATATAAACAGTAATTTTTCTTTAATCATAGCAAATATTTTGGCAAACCCACTTATACAAATGAGAGAAAATATAAAAAAACATCTCTGCCCTAACGCTCATCTGATCTTATCAGGAATATTAATAGAGCAATCTCCCAAAGTTATTTCTTGCTATGAAAAAGTGGGATTAAAACTAAAAAATAAACTCACTCACCAAGAATGGATTGCTTTGCACTTCCAAAATGAATAA
- a CDS encoding endonuclease III domain-containing protein produces MNKKDVLKLIYTKLFSALGPSHWWPGESPFEIAVGAILTQNTNWNNVEKAIHNLKQANLLNEQKLFSLPEEKLAFYIKPAGFFRLKTKRLKNFLHFLKKEANLKITNLKIYPLKELREKLLSVSGIGPETADSILLYALDKPIFVVDVYTKRMFSRHGLVPEETSYQEIQDLFMDNLDPNVQLFNEYHALIVRACKKWCLKNKPRCEECPLNNI; encoded by the coding sequence ATGAATAAAAAAGACGTTTTAAAACTAATATATACTAAACTATTCTCAGCTCTTGGACCAAGTCATTGGTGGCCAGGAGAGTCGCCTTTTGAAATAGCAGTAGGTGCAATTCTTACTCAAAACACAAACTGGAACAACGTAGAAAAGGCAATTCATAATCTAAAACAAGCAAATCTTTTAAATGAACAAAAATTATTCTCTTTGCCAGAAGAAAAGCTTGCCTTTTATATAAAACCAGCAGGATTTTTTCGCTTAAAAACAAAACGGCTAAAAAATTTCCTACATTTTTTAAAAAAAGAAGCAAACTTAAAAATCACTAATTTAAAAATATATCCTTTAAAAGAACTTAGAGAAAAATTACTTTCTGTTTCTGGTATTGGGCCTGAAACAGCAGATAGTATTCTCCTCTATGCTTTAGATAAACCTATTTTTGTAGTAGATGTCTATACTAAACGAATGTTTTCTCGTCATGGCCTAGTACCTGAAGAAACTTCATACCAAGAAATCCAAGACTTATTTATGGATAATCTTGATCCTAATGTCCAATTATTCAATGAATATCATGCACTCATTGTTAGAGCCTGTAAAAAGTGGTGCCTTAAAAATAAACCTAGGTGCGAAGAATGTCCCCTAAACAATATCTAA
- a CDS encoding murein hydrolase activator EnvC family protein, giving the protein MSPKQYLKLLVFFIICLFLFKINTQVSLASLKKIQSELKSYKIQIKNKKSFLKKLSSKEKKIIKQLTKVDNEIVKITQKLQKEEEKLSLIKRKEAYLLKNYQITSKRKEKLKKDLKNILDKIWPIYLQNKTLNIFDTKNEERWQLKIKLMNILLDKVSKIYKEFSLECQKISSQLIELQKLIEERKKQLKQINLVKDSLLEKKLFFLKKIQETRLVKLKEEENLQQILHTVESLNYKLLILTNRKFSKAKGHLPWPAKGKLKVKFNLKKHPPCRGIGLRLPKNSPIKAIFWGKVVHNDVLRGFGEVIILSHGQGYYSLYAFLSKSFVKIGQNVEKGEVIGLCGYYPKLKNYGLYFELRFKQKPVNPIFWLSKF; this is encoded by the coding sequence ATGTCCCCTAAACAATATCTAAAGTTACTTGTCTTTTTTATTATTTGTCTATTCCTTTTTAAAATTAATACACAAGTTTCTCTTGCTTCTCTAAAAAAAATACAATCTGAATTAAAAAGTTATAAAATCCAAATAAAAAATAAAAAATCTTTTCTAAAGAAACTATCTAGCAAAGAAAAAAAAATAATTAAACAATTAACTAAAGTTGATAATGAAATTGTAAAAATAACACAAAAGTTACAAAAAGAAGAAGAAAAACTTTCTCTTATAAAAAGAAAAGAAGCTTATCTTTTAAAGAACTATCAGATAACAAGTAAAAGAAAAGAAAAATTAAAAAAAGACTTAAAAAATATTTTAGATAAAATCTGGCCAATATATCTACAAAATAAAACTTTAAATATCTTTGACACTAAAAATGAAGAAAGATGGCAATTAAAAATAAAATTAATGAATATATTATTAGATAAAGTTAGCAAAATTTACAAAGAATTTTCCCTTGAGTGTCAAAAAATATCATCTCAATTGATAGAATTACAAAAATTAATAGAAGAAAGAAAAAAACAATTAAAACAAATAAACTTAGTAAAAGATAGTTTACTAGAAAAGAAGCTATTTTTTCTAAAAAAAATTCAAGAAACTAGATTAGTTAAGTTAAAAGAAGAAGAAAATTTACAACAAATTTTACATACTGTAGAAAGTTTAAATTATAAACTCCTTATTTTAACAAATCGCAAATTTTCTAAAGCAAAGGGCCATTTACCTTGGCCAGCAAAAGGAAAACTTAAGGTCAAATTTAATTTAAAAAAACATCCTCCGTGCAGAGGAATAGGTCTAAGGCTTCCTAAAAATTCTCCTATTAAAGCTATATTCTGGGGAAAAGTAGTGCACAATGATGTGCTAAGGGGATTTGGAGAGGTAATTATTTTATCTCACGGTCAAGGATATTATTCTTTATATGCCTTTTTATCCAAAAGCTTTGTAAAAATAGGACAAAATGTAGAAAAAGGCGAAGTAATTGGACTATGTGGATATTATCCTAAATTAAAAAATTATGGTTTATACTTTGAATTGCGTTTTAAACAAAAACCAGTTAATCCTATTTTCTGGTTAAGCAAATTTTAG